The following are from one region of the bacterium genome:
- a CDS encoding 50S ribosomal protein L25 has translation MKIDLEAFVYTREKKGDIKRMRKNAKIPGVVYGHKDKPKRIYVPEKEFKKVLEILRKEVVTIDLKVDDKHYPCLIKSVQHNPMTGNLLHVDFQHISKKEKIKATVPLHILGEAPGVKEGGVLDQHLREIVVKCLPDDIPSHIDVDISKVLLNHTIHLKDIKPANVDFELGPETAVISCSTPKVEKVVVAPVVEEGAVPAEGAAVEEGKEVKEGKEGKEGKEEKSKEEDKAGKDKATKEPPPKGK, from the coding sequence ATGAAAATTGATCTGGAAGCATTCGTTTACACCCGGGAAAAGAAAGGCGATATTAAAAGGATGAGAAAAAACGCGAAAATACCGGGCGTTGTCTATGGGCATAAAGACAAACCTAAAAGGATTTATGTCCCTGAGAAGGAATTTAAAAAAGTACTGGAAATACTAAGGAAAGAAGTGGTGACGATCGACCTCAAGGTTGATGATAAACATTACCCCTGCCTGATCAAATCTGTCCAGCATAACCCCATGACCGGCAACCTCCTGCACGTTGATTTCCAGCATATCTCGAAGAAAGAAAAGATCAAGGCAACCGTCCCTCTGCATATTCTTGGCGAAGCGCCGGGGGTAAAAGAAGGCGGTGTGCTTGATCAGCATCTGCGCGAGATCGTTGTCAAATGTCTGCCCGACGACATACCGTCGCATATTGACGTTGACATCTCCAAGGTTTTGCTTAACCATACGATCCATTTGAAAGATATCAAACCAGCCAATGTTGATTTTGAGCTGGGACCTGAAACCGCCGTTATCTCATGCTCGACGCCAAAGGTCGAGAAAGTCGTGGTTGCGCCGGTGGTCGAAGAAGGAGCAGTCCCGGCTGAAGGAGCGGCAGTTGAGGAAGGCAAAGAAGTTAAGGAAGGCAAGGAAGGTAAAGAAGGCAAAGAAGAAAAATCGAAAGAGGAAGACAAAGCAGGAAAAGACAAAGCTACGAAAGAGCCGCCTCCAAAAGGCAAGTAA
- a CDS encoding DUF933 domain-containing protein gives MKIGIVGLPNAGKSSLFNLLTKANAQVAKFPFTTIDRNVGMVMIHDERFDRIIEILKPAKATPAAIEFVDIAGLIKGASKGEGLGNQFLSHIRDVDIIVHLLRCFEAADIPLGHSEMQIDPLRDYDIVRTELMLGDLDLVERRLDKIKKKFEVKEEFDKLTKIKESLAKGQVPQSTVPDLPLLSTKQEIIVLNLDEDGAFQTPIQGYRMSVKLEEDICDFDEKEKTELRVSGKLEPGALFGLVKLCMERLSAISFYTIKGEETRAWIIRKGTKVIDAAGMIHSDLKEGFIKAEILDFDGFVKDRGFTQAQHLGHTKIEGKEYIVKDGDIVLIKFRG, from the coding sequence ATGAAAATAGGTATTGTCGGCCTGCCCAACGCCGGAAAATCGAGTTTGTTCAACCTGCTGACCAAGGCCAATGCTCAGGTCGCGAAATTCCCGTTTACGACCATCGACCGGAATGTCGGCATGGTCATGATCCATGATGAGCGGTTTGACCGGATCATCGAGATCTTGAAACCTGCAAAAGCTACGCCGGCCGCGATCGAATTCGTCGATATTGCTGGTTTGATCAAGGGCGCCTCCAAGGGCGAGGGCCTGGGTAACCAGTTCCTCTCCCATATCCGGGATGTCGATATCATCGTTCATCTGCTCAGGTGTTTTGAGGCCGCGGATATTCCGCTGGGGCACAGCGAAATGCAGATCGATCCCCTGCGTGACTATGACATCGTGAGAACCGAGCTCATGCTCGGCGACCTGGATCTGGTTGAGCGCAGGCTTGATAAGATCAAAAAGAAGTTCGAAGTCAAAGAAGAGTTCGATAAACTGACCAAAATCAAGGAATCGCTGGCAAAGGGACAGGTCCCGCAGTCGACTGTGCCTGATCTGCCCCTGCTTTCGACCAAACAGGAGATCATCGTTCTTAACCTGGATGAAGACGGCGCGTTTCAAACTCCGATCCAGGGCTACCGGATGTCCGTGAAGCTTGAAGAAGATATCTGCGATTTTGACGAAAAGGAAAAGACCGAGTTAAGGGTCAGCGGCAAGCTTGAACCAGGGGCGCTTTTCGGCCTGGTGAAGTTGTGCATGGAAAGACTTTCGGCGATCAGTTTTTACACGATAAAGGGCGAAGAAACCAGGGCGTGGATCATCAGGAAAGGCACCAAGGTGATCGACGCGGCCGGGATGATCCATTCCGATCTGAAAGAAGGTTTTATCAAAGCCGAGATCCTTGATTTTGATGGTTTTGTCAAGGACCGCGGTTTTACGCAGGCACAGCATCTTGGCCACACCAAGATAGAAGGCAAGGAATACATTGTCAAAGACGGCGACATCGTCTTGATAAAGTTCAGGGGTTGA
- the ispE gene encoding 4-(cytidine 5'-diphospho)-2-C-methyl-D-erythritol kinase, whose amino-acid sequence MISRSARAKINLGLKIVNKREDGYHNIETTFTTITLADKLLFDETESGIAINAPGLKLSQEENICFKAADLFKLRYGLRKGVKITLLKNIPVGGGLGGGSSDAAETLKGLREMTGVNVSDEELMVLSRELGCDVPFFIKGGAAYARGLGDELKFFRMPKMSLLIYYPGYAVQTKWAYEEYDKRLLTPAVNLDIIAGDRKKKKAERTGFTGYGLHNDFEQVVFSAHPDLLDVKAHILASGVFMVSLSGSGSCLYAVIDEQTKIKAKKYFSDIGAVYFEAESVP is encoded by the coding sequence ATGATCAGCCGGTCTGCGCGTGCGAAGATCAACCTTGGTCTTAAGATCGTCAACAAGCGGGAAGACGGATACCATAATATTGAGACGACTTTCACGACGATAACCCTTGCCGATAAGCTGTTGTTCGACGAAACCGAGTCGGGGATAGCAATCAATGCGCCGGGATTAAAGCTAAGCCAGGAAGAAAATATTTGTTTTAAAGCAGCCGATCTGTTTAAATTGCGCTACGGGCTGAGAAAAGGCGTAAAGATCACGCTGCTGAAGAACATTCCGGTCGGCGGCGGTCTGGGCGGCGGTTCATCGGACGCGGCCGAGACCTTGAAGGGCCTCCGTGAAATGACGGGCGTTAATGTTTCAGATGAAGAGTTAATGGTATTGTCCCGGGAGCTCGGTTGCGATGTGCCATTTTTTATAAAGGGAGGAGCGGCATATGCCCGCGGCCTTGGCGATGAACTTAAATTTTTTAGAATGCCCAAAATGTCGCTTCTGATCTACTATCCCGGGTATGCGGTGCAGACAAAGTGGGCGTATGAAGAATATGACAAAAGGCTATTGACGCCCGCTGTAAATCTGGATATTATTGCAGGAGACCGTAAAAAGAAGAAGGCTGAAAGAACCGGGTTCACGGGCTATGGTTTACATAACGATTTTGAGCAAGTAGTTTTCAGTGCTCACCCGGACCTTCTTGATGTCAAAGCGCATATCCTGGCTAGCGGTGTTTTCATGGTATCCTTATCTGGCAGCGGATCGTGTTTGTATGCCGTTATTGATGAACAAACGAAAATAAAAGCTAAAAAATATTTTTCAGATATCGGCGCGGTATATTTTGAAGCAGAATCAGTACCTTGA
- a CDS encoding FAD:protein FMN transferase, whose amino-acid sequence MRKNILPVFYLLFYLLFFMTSCAQKKEFTYTNFIMGGPCEITYSCSNAGLASQTAAEIDEELRYLDSLYNFFSPQSWLSALNKNKKARVDRDMADLFTLCDSISRLTGGIFDISVAPLLEAWGFYSGKQAMPSDAAIAAARRRVNFRAIMIRGDSIFIPQDMVLDLGGIAQGYAADRVGKIIRKYGILSAIINIGGDVLAVGQSPYDRPWHVGIKNPRAAGTIESVELADSAVTTSGDYEKYFMINGRRYPHIIDPRTGCPAMHFASVTIFARECAFADGIDTAVAVMGPEDGLKFLDSIHIKGIIYYEENGALKRVTNR is encoded by the coding sequence GTGAGAAAAAATATCCTGCCGGTGTTCTATCTCCTATTCTACCTGCTGTTTTTCATGACCTCCTGCGCCCAGAAAAAAGAATTCACGTACACGAACTTCATCATGGGCGGTCCCTGCGAGATCACGTACAGTTGTTCGAACGCCGGTCTTGCCAGCCAGACCGCCGCCGAGATCGACGAGGAACTGCGTTATCTTGACTCTCTTTACAACTTTTTTTCACCGCAGAGCTGGCTGAGCGCGCTGAACAAGAACAAGAAGGCGCGCGTTGACCGGGACATGGCCGACCTTTTTACGCTGTGCGATTCCATTTCACGGCTGACCGGCGGGATTTTCGACATTTCGGTCGCCCCGCTGCTCGAAGCCTGGGGCTTCTACTCGGGCAAACAGGCAATGCCCTCAGATGCCGCGATCGCGGCAGCGCGCCGCAGGGTCAATTTCCGCGCCATCATGATCCGGGGGGATTCCATATTCATTCCGCAGGACATGGTGCTCGACCTGGGCGGCATTGCCCAGGGTTATGCCGCGGACCGCGTCGGTAAGATCATACGTAAATACGGAATCCTCTCGGCGATCATCAACATCGGCGGCGATGTCCTGGCAGTCGGCCAGTCCCCCTATGACCGGCCCTGGCATGTCGGGATCAAGAACCCGAGGGCCGCAGGCACGATCGAATCGGTCGAGCTGGCGGATAGCGCGGTCACCACGTCGGGCGATTACGAAAAGTACTTTATGATCAATGGCCGCCGTTATCCGCACATAATCGACCCGCGAACCGGATGCCCGGCAATGCACTTCGCGTCGGTCACTATTTTTGCCAGGGAATGCGCGTTCGCCGACGGCATCGACACCGCGGTCGCGGTCATGGGCCCTGAAGACGGTTTAAAGTTTCTTGACTCGATACACATTAAAGGTATAATATACTATGAGGAGAACGGCGCGCTGAAACGGGTCACAAACCGATGA
- a CDS encoding DMT family transporter, with the protein MGSFQYAGQFFSILCAVIWAVAVILFRKSGEKVHPLALNLFKNSLAIILFIPTVFLFGEKLFFPASAREYLILLASGAIGIAFGDTLYFLSLNALGAGLTGIVVCMGSPFIILFSILLLHEHFTILQALGVALIVAAILLSSLEKNSQKVSRARIMKGILFGILSAATSAAGVVLMKPVLTVSPLVWATEVRLVGGIAVLAVIFLLFPGRARIFRTMFEAKTWPFMVSSSFLGAYVAMLIWLAGMKYTFASTASALNQTSTIFIFIFAGIFLKEPVNLRRSMSIITAFAGVLLVIFCGAK; encoded by the coding sequence ATGGGCAGTTTCCAGTACGCGGGCCAGTTCTTTTCCATTCTGTGCGCCGTTATCTGGGCGGTGGCCGTCATTTTGTTCCGCAAAAGCGGCGAAAAGGTGCATCCTCTGGCCCTCAATCTCTTTAAGAATTCCCTGGCTATTATTCTTTTTATCCCCACGGTCTTTTTGTTCGGGGAGAAACTCTTTTTCCCGGCCTCGGCGCGCGAATACCTGATCCTGCTCGCCAGCGGCGCGATCGGCATCGCGTTCGGCGATACGCTCTATTTTCTAAGCCTCAACGCCCTTGGCGCCGGCCTTACCGGCATCGTCGTCTGCATGGGCTCGCCGTTCATTATTTTGTTCTCCATCCTCCTGCTGCACGAGCATTTTACTATCCTGCAGGCACTGGGAGTGGCGTTGATCGTAGCCGCGATCCTCTTATCCTCGCTTGAAAAAAATTCTCAAAAAGTCAGCCGTGCCCGGATCATGAAAGGTATTCTTTTTGGTATCTTGTCGGCCGCCACAAGCGCGGCCGGCGTTGTACTCATGAAACCGGTGCTGACCGTCTCTCCGCTGGTCTGGGCTACCGAGGTCCGCCTGGTCGGTGGCATCGCCGTGCTCGCGGTCATTTTCCTGCTGTTCCCCGGCCGCGCCCGGATTTTCCGCACGATGTTCGAAGCCAAGACCTGGCCGTTCATGGTCAGCAGCTCGTTCCTTGGAGCGTACGTGGCAATGCTGATCTGGCTTGCCGGTATGAAATACACGTTCGCGTCGACCGCCTCCGCGCTCAACCAGACAAGCACGATATTCATTTTTATTTTCGCCGGGATCTTCCTCAAGGAACCGGTCAATCTGCGGCGTTCAATGAGCATAATCACCGCCTTTGCCGGCGTGCTCCTGGTCATCTTCTGCGGGGCCAAGTGA
- a CDS encoding ribose-phosphate pyrophosphokinase — protein MDEIKLFAGTTSSELTKDISKHIKVEIGNSVVRRFADGELKIKIEENIRGRDVFIIQSTNPPAENLLELLLFMDAAKRASADRITTIIPYYGYARQDRKDEPRVPISSKLIANLLTVSGANRILTIDLHSEQIQGFFDIPVDQLYAAPVFIEYYRSRALDNYVVVSPDAGRVKHARGFARRLGKEIPIAIVDKRRTGPNQSVVYNIIGDVSGKTALIYDDILDTGGTMIGAAEAMMENGAKEVYACAVHALLSKDAPLRIMKSAIKELVVTNTIPLDSARINKKIKVLSVAKLLGEAIMRIHKAESISVLFKEVEE, from the coding sequence ATGGATGAAATAAAGTTATTTGCAGGAACCACGAGCAGTGAGTTAACAAAAGATATTTCGAAACATATCAAGGTTGAAATCGGGAACAGCGTTGTGCGGCGATTTGCTGACGGAGAACTGAAAATAAAGATCGAGGAGAATATCCGGGGCCGTGACGTTTTCATTATCCAGTCAACAAACCCACCGGCGGAGAATCTTCTGGAATTACTGCTCTTTATGGACGCGGCAAAGAGGGCCTCGGCTGACCGGATAACTACCATCATTCCTTACTATGGTTACGCGCGCCAGGACCGCAAGGATGAGCCAAGGGTGCCGATATCATCAAAACTGATCGCCAACCTGCTGACGGTCAGCGGCGCGAACCGGATCCTGACGATCGATCTTCATTCAGAACAGATCCAGGGCTTTTTTGATATCCCGGTCGACCAGTTGTACGCGGCGCCGGTATTTATCGAGTATTACCGGTCGCGGGCATTAGATAACTATGTGGTTGTTTCGCCTGACGCGGGACGCGTAAAACATGCGCGAGGGTTCGCACGTCGACTGGGCAAAGAAATACCCATCGCCATCGTGGATAAGCGTCGAACCGGTCCAAATCAGTCTGTTGTTTACAATATCATCGGCGATGTATCAGGCAAGACCGCATTGATATATGATGATATCCTTGATACCGGCGGAACGATGATCGGAGCAGCTGAGGCAATGATGGAAAACGGAGCAAAGGAAGTCTACGCTTGCGCGGTTCACGCCTTGTTGTCAAAAGACGCGCCGCTGCGGATAATGAAGTCAGCGATCAAAGAACTGGTGGTAACGAATACCATACCGCTGGATAGCGCAAGAATAAATAAAAAGATCAAAGTCCTGTCGGTTGCCAAACTGCTGGGCGAAGCGATCATGAGGATCCATAAAGCGGAATCAATAAGTGTGCTATTTAAGGAGGTTGAAGAATGA
- a CDS encoding aldehyde dehydrogenase family protein, whose amino-acid sequence MFLQGKKVSLPKTVEVINPYDNTVIEKVGSCGLSEIPRILETAQQGFAILKQLPAGDRSRILERAAGLMQERKPDLARTICLEAGKTINEARAEVDRGINTMHLSAVAATRLAGETVRFDLAGPTKKTGYFTRVPLGIVLAISPFNFPLNLSCHKIGPAIAAGNSVIHKPATKTPLSGIMLAQALVDAGLPPAGITVVVGPGSTIGNQLVKERATRKISFTGSLEVGETIMANCGLKRVTMELGSNSAVVVFKDAPLDYVAKKVRRGGYTLAGQVCISIQRVYVEEEIAEEFLRKLSLEVGQIKFGDPMAEDTEMGPMIDETALNKAAQFCEDAKKHSGILIMGGSRQGNVFLPTIIFNAREDALVVQEEAFAPIVVVNTFKTTEQAIQKVNNTKYGLQAGVFTRDMNKALECASGIDAGGVLINETPTYRVDNMPYGGTKGSGIGREGPDFAIKEMTEEKLIVFDQLP is encoded by the coding sequence GTGTTCCTGCAAGGCAAGAAAGTATCACTGCCCAAAACCGTGGAGGTCATCAATCCTTATGACAATACGGTGATAGAAAAGGTCGGATCGTGCGGCTTGTCAGAGATCCCGCGGATCCTGGAGACCGCCCAGCAGGGTTTCGCTATCCTGAAACAGCTGCCAGCCGGCGACCGCTCAAGGATCCTCGAGCGCGCGGCCGGACTGATGCAGGAAAGAAAGCCGGATCTTGCCAGGACGATCTGCCTGGAAGCCGGAAAAACCATCAACGAAGCGCGGGCCGAGGTCGACCGCGGCATCAATACCATGCATCTTTCAGCCGTTGCGGCCACAAGGCTGGCTGGCGAGACCGTCAGGTTCGACCTGGCCGGACCGACGAAGAAAACCGGATATTTCACGAGGGTGCCGCTGGGCATAGTCCTGGCGATCTCGCCCTTTAATTTTCCCCTGAATTTGTCCTGTCACAAGATCGGACCGGCCATTGCCGCCGGCAATTCGGTCATCCATAAACCCGCCACCAAAACACCCCTCTCTGGCATTATGCTGGCCCAGGCGCTGGTTGATGCCGGGCTGCCGCCAGCCGGCATTACGGTCGTTGTCGGACCGGGCAGCACGATCGGTAATCAACTTGTAAAGGAGCGGGCGACCCGCAAGATCAGCTTCACGGGCAGCCTTGAAGTCGGAGAAACGATCATGGCGAACTGCGGCTTGAAACGGGTGACCATGGAGCTCGGTTCGAATTCGGCCGTCGTCGTGTTCAAGGACGCGCCGCTTGACTACGTGGCGAAAAAAGTGAGACGAGGGGGTTATACGCTGGCCGGCCAGGTGTGCATCAGCATCCAGCGGGTTTACGTCGAAGAGGAGATCGCGGAAGAGTTCCTGAGGAAATTATCCCTTGAGGTCGGACAGATCAAGTTTGGCGATCCCATGGCCGAAGACACGGAAATGGGTCCCATGATCGATGAAACGGCGTTGAACAAAGCCGCCCAGTTCTGTGAAGACGCGAAAAAACATTCGGGGATCCTGATCATGGGAGGATCCAGGCAGGGAAACGTGTTCTTGCCGACGATCATTTTTAATGCCCGGGAGGACGCTCTGGTTGTCCAGGAAGAAGCCTTCGCGCCCATCGTCGTAGTCAACACGTTCAAGACCACGGAACAAGCGATCCAAAAAGTGAACAACACAAAATACGGTTTGCAGGCAGGGGTTTTCACGCGTGACATGAACAAGGCGCTGGAGTGCGCTTCCGGAATCGACGCCGGCGGGGTGCTGATCAACGAGACCCCCACTTACCGCGTCGATAATATGCCTTACGGCGGGACCAAGGGCAGCGGCATCGGCCGCGAAGGACCGGATTTTGCCATCAAGGAAATGACCGAGGAAAAACTGATAGTTTTTGACCAGCTGCCCTGA
- a CDS encoding septal ring lytic transglycosylase RlpA family protein, whose translation MMIMMFAMQCCCLAGSSAAADAFVQTGMATYYGDEFHGKKTASGESYNKWALTCAHKKLPFGTKLRVTNLKNNKSVVVRVNDRGPWVKNRIIDLSFAAAKEIDMIADGVVKVKIKEIR comes from the coding sequence ATGATGATCATGATGTTCGCCATGCAGTGCTGCTGTCTCGCGGGAAGCAGCGCGGCAGCCGACGCTTTTGTCCAGACCGGCATGGCAACTTATTATGGTGATGAGTTCCACGGGAAGAAAACCGCCTCCGGAGAGAGCTATAACAAATGGGCGTTGACGTGCGCCCACAAAAAACTCCCGTTCGGAACGAAACTGAGGGTCACGAATCTGAAAAATAATAAGAGCGTTGTCGTGCGGGTCAACGACCGCGGACCATGGGTCAAAAACAGGATAATCGACCTGTCCTTTGCCGCGGCCAAGGAGATCGACATGATCGCGGACGGTGTGGTAAAGGTGAAGATCAAAGAGATCAGATGA
- the amrS gene encoding AmmeMemoRadiSam system radical SAM enzyme — protein MKIEAKYYQSADGYVQCLLCPHLCKLKPDNKGICRSRINENGKLMALDYGETTSVALDPIEKKPLYHFHPGSQILSIACNSCNMRCPFCQNWEISQVDTATQYLPPEMLLKIFKDHGGLGVSYTYTEPLMWFEYLLDAMKIIRDNGGKNVLVTNGLINDAPFADLLGLIDAMNIDLKSINPNVYRKKLGGDLDTVKKTIEKAHRHCHVEITNLLVTGLNDKEEEINQLIDYVASIDRNIPLHFSRYYPNYKYKKAPTMTGTLEYAYERAKEKLNYVYLGNVPGDEGANTYCPKCKNLLIERLYFKALLKGLKGDQCSKCGEKVSVIV, from the coding sequence ATGAAAATCGAGGCCAAATACTACCAGAGCGCGGACGGATATGTCCAGTGCCTGCTCTGCCCTCATCTCTGCAAGCTCAAGCCCGATAACAAAGGCATCTGCCGCTCGCGCATTAACGAGAACGGCAAACTCATGGCGCTCGATTACGGCGAGACGACATCGGTCGCGCTGGACCCGATCGAAAAAAAACCGCTCTACCATTTCCATCCGGGCAGCCAGATCCTGTCCATCGCCTGCAACAGCTGCAACATGCGCTGCCCGTTCTGCCAGAACTGGGAAATCTCCCAGGTCGACACCGCGACCCAGTACTTGCCGCCCGAAATGCTGTTGAAGATATTCAAGGACCACGGCGGACTGGGCGTTTCTTACACTTATACCGAACCGCTGATGTGGTTTGAATACCTCCTCGATGCCATGAAGATCATCAGGGATAACGGCGGAAAGAACGTGCTCGTCACCAACGGGCTGATAAATGACGCGCCTTTCGCAGACCTGCTCGGGCTTATCGACGCTATGAACATCGATCTCAAGAGTATCAACCCCAACGTGTACAGGAAAAAACTGGGCGGCGACCTTGACACGGTCAAGAAAACGATCGAAAAAGCGCACCGGCACTGCCATGTCGAGATCACGAACCTGCTTGTCACCGGCCTGAACGATAAGGAAGAGGAGATCAACCAGCTCATCGATTACGTCGCCTCCATCGACAGGAATATCCCGCTCCATTTCAGCCGCTATTATCCAAACTACAAGTACAAGAAAGCGCCGACCATGACCGGCACCCTGGAATACGCGTACGAGCGGGCAAAAGAGAAACTGAACTATGTCTATCTCGGGAACGTGCCCGGCGACGAAGGCGCGAATACTTATTGTCCGAAATGCAAGAACCTGCTGATCGAGCGCCTGTATTTCAAGGCGCTGCTAAAAGGATTAAAGGGCGACCAGTGCTCAAAATGCGGGGAAAAGGTAAGTGTCATAGTATGA
- the pth gene encoding aminoacyl-tRNA hydrolase: protein MIIFGLGNPGEQYRNTRHNVGHIFLNLLAKHFHKRFIRRNDHYACSLNVKGSALTFVKPVSWMNLSGAVTARLTVKYKQEILVVVDDIALPLGRMRLRTRGSDGGHKGLRSIAEHLKTDDFARLRIGIGKPDINPADYVLSRFSKAEMSVVKKVIDEGIKGIEIAVKDGFEKAQNYINAVNLTDKSEALISKS, encoded by the coding sequence ATGATCATCTTTGGCTTGGGAAATCCCGGGGAGCAATACCGCAATACCAGGCATAATGTCGGTCATATTTTCTTAAACCTCCTGGCAAAGCATTTTCATAAGCGTTTTATCAGACGAAATGATCACTATGCATGTTCATTGAATGTAAAGGGCAGCGCTTTGACATTCGTCAAACCTGTCAGCTGGATGAATCTGTCCGGGGCCGTCACTGCCAGACTAACGGTAAAATACAAACAGGAGATCCTGGTCGTAGTCGATGACATTGCCTTGCCATTGGGCAGGATGAGGTTAAGGACCCGGGGAAGCGATGGCGGGCATAAAGGTCTGCGGTCGATCGCCGAACATTTGAAAACAGATGATTTTGCCAGACTGCGGATCGGGATCGGAAAACCCGATATTAATCCGGCTGACTATGTGCTGTCACGGTTTTCCAAGGCAGAAATGAGTGTGGTTAAAAAAGTCATCGATGAAGGTATCAAAGGGATCGAGATCGCGGTCAAAGACGGATTTGAGAAAGCGCAGAACTACATTAATGCTGTAAATCTAACGGATAAATCCGAAGCACTAATATCGAAATCCTAA
- a CDS encoding metallopeptidase TldD-related protein: MEKLLEQARKSARDAEIYNFEQSYDALVYENSRLKNVYSSMQSGTSLRLIKDSHIGFAYTRNRENFDQMVQNALASMREGVVADFAFPSTKQVKELATYDQALEKMSCSELAAECERVIGFLSKLTKAQLDVYLYRQAAKVHIINSAGTDIAIQSTSYNIGADLSFPGTRAAICGRGDAKGFMPLNGGAMEQLAEIYNASTREVTPPGGRMEILFVPEEMYTLIWRLKSAMNGRSVYKKESPVINKLGQQIFDPKFSAYDDPLDDRYTGARSFDDEGTPCRKLDIVENGCIKNFYYDLNYAAKMKTSSTGHGYRSAMWSVDPVSTRPAPCLNHFFIKTGDKSFEQLIKTMRRGIIVFGCLGAHSGNIPNGDFSIGLSPGLYVENGEIRGRVKNTMISGNIYDLMKNIIDIENIAHPAYEGVMPAILFESAMVAVQ, from the coding sequence ATGGAAAAACTGCTCGAGCAAGCCCGTAAATCAGCCCGTGACGCGGAAATCTATAATTTTGAACAATCGTACGATGCGCTGGTCTACGAGAACAGCCGTCTTAAGAATGTTTACAGTTCAATGCAGTCAGGCACAAGTTTACGTTTAATAAAAGATAGTCATATTGGTTTTGCGTATACGAGAAACCGCGAAAATTTCGACCAGATGGTCCAGAATGCCCTGGCTTCCATGCGCGAAGGCGTTGTTGCTGATTTCGCGTTCCCAAGTACAAAGCAGGTGAAAGAGCTTGCAACCTATGACCAGGCGCTGGAAAAAATGTCCTGCTCCGAGCTCGCAGCGGAATGCGAACGGGTGATCGGCTTCCTTAGTAAGCTAACCAAAGCCCAGCTGGATGTCTATCTCTACCGTCAAGCCGCCAAGGTGCATATCATCAATTCGGCGGGCACTGATATCGCGATACAGTCGACATCTTATAACATAGGTGCGGATCTCTCCTTCCCAGGCACACGCGCCGCGATCTGCGGTCGAGGGGATGCAAAAGGTTTCATGCCTTTAAATGGCGGAGCCATGGAGCAGCTGGCAGAGATCTACAATGCCTCGACCCGGGAAGTGACACCACCCGGTGGCAGAATGGAGATCCTGTTTGTTCCAGAGGAAATGTATACGCTGATCTGGCGTCTCAAGAGCGCCATGAATGGCCGTAGTGTATATAAAAAAGAATCTCCGGTCATCAATAAACTGGGACAACAGATATTCGATCCCAAGTTCAGCGCCTACGACGATCCGCTTGACGACAGGTATACCGGCGCCCGGTCATTCGATGACGAAGGCACGCCATGCCGGAAACTGGACATCGTTGAGAACGGGTGTATCAAGAATTTCTACTATGACCTGAATTACGCGGCAAAAATGAAAACCTCTTCCACGGGCCACGGCTACCGCAGCGCGATGTGGAGCGTCGACCCCGTATCGACCAGGCCGGCGCCCTGCCTGAACCATTTTTTCATCAAAACCGGCGATAAAAGCTTTGAACAGCTAATAAAAACCATGCGGCGCGGGATCATCGTTTTCGGTTGCCTGGGCGCGCACAGCGGAAATATCCCCAACGGTGATTTTTCTATCGGGCTATCACCGGGATTGTACGTCGAGAACGGCGAGATCCGCGGACGCGTGAAGAACACCATGATTTCCGGCAATATCTATGATCTGATGAAAAACATCATCGACATAGAGAACATAGCGCATCCGGCGTATGAGGGCGTTATGCCGGCGATCCTGTTCGAATCCGCGATGGTCGCCGTCCAGTAG